The Candidatus Nitrosotenuis cloacae DNA window CATGAATCTGGGAGGCGAGGTAGGGCACGTCTACATGGACATGGATCCGGGCGCAACGTCGCTGTTTGAATCTACAGTACAACTTGAGACTTCCACCATCAGGGCGGTTCTCGCAAACGCCGCAAGCTTGCACTGTCCAGTACTTGTGCACGCGGAGGACTATCAGATGTGCGAGTGCGGAATAAAAAAAGCAAAAGAGCACAATCGGGACGGACTTCCGGCATGGTCCGAGAGCAGGCCGCCCGACTCTGAGGTAAAGTCGATCAAAAGGATATCTGAGATTGCAAGGGAGTTTGGCACCACGCTATACTTTGTGCATATTGGCTCTGCTGCAGCTCTTGCCGCAATACAAGAGGAAAAAAACAGGGGAACGAAAATCTTTGTAGAGACGTGCCCTCACTATCTCACACTATCATATGAAAAACAGTCCGGGTATCTTGCAAAGGTGATGCCGCCAATCAGGACCTCCCAGGACGTGGAGCATGTCTGGATTGCCATATCAAAAAACCAGATAGACACAATTGGAACCGACCATGTGGCAAACCGGCTCAAGCTAAAAATCGGACAAGATGTGTGGTCATCACTTGCAGGATTTCCAGGCATTGGCACATTATTGCCGATATTACTCTCAGAGGGCGTAAACAAAAACAGAATCAACCTGCTGCAGCTGGCACATCTTACCAGTACTAATGCGGCAAAAATCTTTGGCATGTATCCGCAGAAGGGAGAAATCCAAAAGGGCGCTGACGCCGACATTACTCTGATCGACCTAAAAAAGGAGCAAAAAGTAGAGTCCCAGTTCTTTGGGGCATTCTCCGATTATTTGGTATATGAGGGATGGAAGCTAAAAGGGTGGCCTCAAACAACCATGGTCCGGGGAAACCTTGTCACAGAGAACATGCAGGTGGTCGGAAAGCCAGGATATGGAATGCTTGTTAGCCGCAGGCTAGGCTAGAATGTCGAATTTGCCGTTCTCTCTTGCCTTGTATATGACGTCTGGCTTGCGCACAAAGATGCCTACCTCGACTACGCCCGCAATTTGCTTTATCTTTGCACCCAGCATCTTCGGGGACTTGATGGTGCCAAAGTCGCAATCATAGATGATGTTGCCGTTTTCAGTTATGAACGGGTAGCCGCGCTCAATTGTTCTCAATTGCGGCTTTCCTCCAAGATCTTCTATGAATTTTTTTATCATGTTTCTTGCAAACGGATGTACCTCGACTGGGACCGACCTGTCAAAGTACTTGACAAACTTGCCTGCATCTGCCATTATGACTACTTTTTTTGCAGACGAGATCAGTATGTTTTCTCTCAACAGTGCCCCCCCTCCGCCCTTGATCATGTTCTTCTGGGAGTCTATCTGGTCTGCGCCGTCAAACACAATGTCTATTTTCTGCACCTGGTCTGCACCTATTATGTGAATTCCGCTCTGTTCTGCTACGAGTTTTATCTGCAAAGATGTCGGAACTGCTCTGATTGTAAGATTTTTCTTTTTGATGTGCTGGCCTAGCTCCTTTACAAATGCAGTTGCTGCCCTGCCGCTGCCCAGCCCCAAAACAGAACCATTCTTGACAAATTTCAGTGCA harbors:
- a CDS encoding dihydroorotase produces the protein MTVDSVIIDSHVISQNGMLERNIVINDGKIVDFTTDIPQCDKKINARGLVAIPGLIDTHVHYGVYSPIDEAAKTESRAAALGGVTTMMRMLRLGRSYKMHLNAQLAASATSHYVDYAIHGTIFDEKQAAEMKFCTEKGITSFKLYMNLGGEVGHVYMDMDPGATSLFESTVQLETSTIRAVLANAASLHCPVLVHAEDYQMCECGIKKAKEHNRDGLPAWSESRPPDSEVKSIKRISEIAREFGTTLYFVHIGSAAALAAIQEEKNRGTKIFVETCPHYLTLSYEKQSGYLAKVMPPIRTSQDVEHVWIAISKNQIDTIGTDHVANRLKLKIGQDVWSSLAGFPGIGTLLPILLSEGVNKNRINLLQLAHLTSTNAAKIFGMYPQKGEIQKGADADITLIDLKKEQKVESQFFGAFSDYLVYEGWKLKGWPQTTMVRGNLVTENMQVVGKPGYGMLVSRRLG
- the rpiA gene encoding ribose 5-phosphate isomerase A → MPYDDAISALSKDALKFVKNGSVLGLGSGRAATAFVKELGQHIKKKNLTIRAVPTSLQIKLVAEQSGIHIIGADQVQKIDIVFDGADQIDSQKNMIKGGGGALLRENILISSAKKVVIMADAGKFVKYFDRSVPVEVHPFARNMIKKFIEDLGGKPQLRTIERGYPFITENGNIIYDCDFGTIKSPKMLGAKIKQIAGVVEVGIFVRKPDVIYKARENGKFDILA